The Ruminococcaceae bacterium R-25 DNA segment GTACCGTAACTGCATAAGCAAGGTCGATATTCTCTAAGAGCTTGCCTTTATACTCCGCCGATTTGCCTTCATCGAAAGTGATAGTGACACTTCCCTTCAAAGGATCAATATCACTTACGACGCCCAATTCACCATTGAATATTCCCTGCAGGACCTCGCCTGTCACAGGATCTATCCACTCGGTCTGATAGTCATTTTTATTCTGCATGACCTTGTCGCCGACATGAAGCGTCAGGCTCTGGCCGCGCTTTATAACCTTGAGTTCATCTTTAACTTCCAATGCCTGGATAAGCCTATTAAGCTGCACTGTACCCAATGCGACATTCTCATTTTTGGTCGGAGTAAGACATATAAGATCTTCGTCCTTATGCTCCATAACAAGACGGGCAATAGTCTCCTGTGCTTCCTCTTCGGTCTTGCAGCTGATTATCTCAAAATCGCCGCCGGCGCTTTCAGGTGAGGTGCCTTCAAGAATTCGTTCAGCATTGGCAGCGATGGAACCGTCGTCAGCCTGCCTGTGCAGAGCATCGAGCCTTATCTTCGGAACGGAATCGCAGGACAAAAGGTCTCTTAAGATATCACCTGAACCTACTGACGGAAGCTGGTCAGGGTCTCCGACGAGGATAATGGAAGTGCCTTTATCAACAGCATCTAAAAGGTGCCTGAACAGCATCGTATCCACCATCGACATCTCGTCTATAACGATAACGCGGCACACTATAGGATTGTCTTTTCCGTGCACGAAAAGCATGCTGTTATACTGCCCTGCTTTATCATCAGGAAGGAGTTCCTCATCGTCTGTATTGATAGTCCTTCTGACACCTAAAAGCCTGTGAATGGTGGAAGCTTCAGTGCCGCTCGCCTCCGACAGTTTTTTAGCCGCTCTTCCTGTAGGAGCTGCAAACACGCAGCTGATCTTGTTCCTTCTGAAGTATTCACCCAGGACACCCATGATGGTAGTCTTGCCTGTGCCGGGGCCGCCCGTGATAACGCTTATCGGACTGTACATACAAAGATACAGGGCATCGAGCTGTGACTTGTCGGGAATGATCCCGAGATCAGATGCGACCTCTTTGATTATCCTGTCGCTCTCATCTCTTGAAGGAGGATTGGTCTTCGTCTTGAGCATCTCGTTGATGCGTCTCTCGATCGCAAGTTCCGAAGCGAAATAACTCATGGTCGCAAAGCGTGCATCTGTGTCTTCCACATCGCACACCGCGCACTTGCCGTTATCGTACTTATATACGGCTATCTTCTTGTCTTCTATTGCAAGCGAAGCCGCATCTCTGAACACAGCAGAAAACTGTTCGGATGTTATCTTGGATTCTCGGAGATTAACATATTCCAAAGCCCGCTTTCTGACATCCTGAGGCAGAAGAGCCGTGGATTTTGT contains these protein-coding regions:
- a CDS encoding exodeoxyribonuclease V alpha subunit, encoding MPGQSLNFGRAYCFVFGLLLAFEKVFARKEEKDMKKDSKDDKKLTLTVADIGSEIEDAKVTCIKVFCPRKANDFVSFLCDGRFTAAGKSKVDIVEGGSYIISGKVTEWNNRPQVTLKKIKVDEEAGDTLLIASFLADNISGLGKNTAEALAEKFGKEVLKVLTETPELASSSVTGLSSSRALAICDKITEEYEFFEQGLKAKLMGFSQAQIKLLKNTDRLDCEEIRKKPFALMGHGIAGFEILDRIALGEGMEITAKERIAAALYQACMYLHEDTKSTALLPQDVRKRALEYVNLRESKITSEQFSAVFRDAASLAIEDKKIAVYKYDNGKCAVCDVEDTDARFATMSYFASELAIERRINEMLKTKTNPPSRDESDRIIKEVASDLGIIPDKSQLDALYLCMYSPISVITGGPGTGKTTIMGVLGEYFRRNKISCVFAAPTGRAAKKLSEASGTEASTIHRLLGVRRTINTDDEELLPDDKAGQYNSMLFVHGKDNPIVCRVIVIDEMSMVDTMLFRHLLDAVDKGTSIILVGDPDQLPSVGSGDILRDLLSCDSVPKIRLDALHRQADDGSIAANAERILEGTSPESAGGDFEIISCKTEEEAQETIARLVMEHKDEDLICLTPTKNENVALGTVQLNRLIQALEVKDELKVIKRGQSLTLHVGDKVMQNKNDYQTEWIDPVTGEVLQGIFNGELGVVSDIDPLKGSVTITFDEGKSAEYKGKLLENIDLAYAVTVHKSQGCEFDRVIIALGKMNMLLYKRSLLYTAVTRGKMNVTIVELEGTLQKFLKAPKGDTRQTCLKDLLKTVDFRRNK